Proteins from a genomic interval of Candidatus Nanosynbacter sp. HMT-352:
- a CDS encoding GreA/GreB family elongation factor: MSTTFLSKKGFKELQKEISGLEISEKALTLELKEIGRAKSRDDKLRRSDVITQLENIQSKIFMKKDILRHAKPLPRKRDRLKIAIGSVVDLVDQQGKIFRYTLVHSLEANPLDGRISVDSPLGKSLLNHKKSETVSWKNGVMTRQLQVVKIS, encoded by the coding sequence ATGAGTACAACATTTTTAAGTAAAAAAGGATTTAAGGAACTGCAAAAGGAAATTTCCGGACTAGAGATTTCAGAGAAAGCGCTCACGTTGGAATTGAAGGAAATTGGGCGCGCCAAATCGCGTGATGACAAATTGCGCCGAAGCGACGTAATTACGCAATTGGAAAATATTCAATCAAAAATCTTTATGAAGAAGGACATTTTGCGTCACGCTAAGCCACTACCAAGGAAGCGCGATCGATTGAAAATTGCTATTGGCTCAGTCGTGGATTTGGTGGATCAGCAAGGAAAAATTTTCCGCTATACGCTGGTTCATAGCCTGGAAGCAAACCCTCTGGACGGGCGAATTTCCGTGGATAGTCCGCTGGGAAAAAGTCTGCTAAATCACAAAAAATCCGAAACTGTCTCTTGGAAAAATGGCGTGATGACCAGACAACTACAAGTCGTCAAAATTAGCTAA
- a CDS encoding DUF262 domain-containing protein, with protein sequence MSKLNVDQKSIYELLSDRKADYIIPDYQRPYAWDEDSCQTLWDDIFSFAIPDNDATKFDTSDEYFLGSIVTFENDKKQQEVIDGQQRLTTFMLLLRAFYDRFTKMQDQDSKDFSERIASCIWKTNEMGKPDKEHLKIDSVVATDKDKDEFLSILKTGNVNSSQTSRYANNFRFFLKKVDDFINDFPKFAEKLPARILNNCILMPIEAESQDTALRIFSTLNDRGLPLSDSDIFKAQFYQYYKQKSEDDRDEFIKDWKKLEETCEKIFHPITGTPMDDLFTRYMYFIRAKRDNNKSSTTESLRRFYERDKYSVLKQDDTFENLKDLAQFWEDITDQNRERFSEEVLKKLFILNYAPNSMWNYFISVYYLANRTEDGKLDDEDFKMFLDRTIAFIWGYAIMHPGVNALRTPIFAEMLNIVNLNEVTFSDFKFDKEQTRSAILIYDFKNGRPITKSMLALRMMLNKEQSYPKLSQQFDIEHIYPRKRQENEKGLSNNRQIDLLGNKSLLEKRINIRASDYRFEDKIKYYQGFDNSRGQRIGGTENLELKNISNVYKKFGEKEIVERTDLFIDDFMNLLDKNGLIA encoded by the coding sequence ATGTCAAAGCTAAACGTAGACCAGAAAAGTATCTATGAGCTTTTATCGGATAGAAAAGCGGACTACATCATACCAGATTACCAGCGTCCATATGCATGGGATGAGGATAGCTGCCAAACTCTCTGGGATGATATATTTTCTTTCGCGATACCAGATAATGATGCTACAAAATTCGACACAAGCGATGAATATTTTCTTGGCTCAATTGTGACTTTTGAAAACGACAAGAAACAGCAAGAAGTAATTGATGGTCAACAACGTCTGACAACATTCATGCTTCTTCTCCGAGCTTTCTATGACCGCTTCACGAAAATGCAAGATCAAGATTCAAAAGACTTTTCCGAACGCATTGCCAGCTGTATATGGAAAACAAACGAAATGGGCAAGCCAGATAAGGAGCACCTAAAAATAGACTCTGTTGTCGCCACAGACAAAGATAAAGACGAATTCTTATCAATTCTAAAAACTGGCAATGTAAACAGCAGCCAGACTAGTCGTTACGCGAACAACTTCCGGTTCTTCCTTAAAAAAGTTGACGATTTCATCAATGATTTTCCGAAATTTGCCGAAAAACTTCCTGCTCGCATCTTAAACAACTGCATTCTTATGCCAATCGAAGCCGAGTCCCAAGATACCGCTCTTCGCATATTCTCAACATTAAACGATAGGGGTCTTCCGCTTTCGGACTCCGATATTTTTAAGGCTCAATTCTATCAATATTACAAACAGAAAAGTGAAGACGACAGGGATGAGTTTATTAAAGATTGGAAAAAACTCGAGGAGACATGTGAAAAAATCTTTCACCCAATCACCGGCACACCAATGGACGATTTGTTTACGAGATACATGTATTTCATTCGCGCCAAGCGAGACAATAACAAGTCTTCCACGACCGAGTCACTTAGAAGATTCTATGAGCGTGATAAATATTCCGTACTTAAACAAGATGACACTTTTGAAAATCTTAAAGATCTTGCTCAATTCTGGGAAGACATTACCGATCAAAATCGTGAACGTTTCAGTGAAGAGGTTTTAAAGAAATTATTCATATTAAACTATGCGCCAAATAGCATGTGGAATTATTTCATATCTGTTTACTATTTAGCAAATCGCACCGAAGACGGAAAATTGGATGATGAAGATTTTAAGATGTTTCTCGATCGTACAATTGCATTCATATGGGGATACGCAATAATGCATCCAGGCGTGAACGCATTAAGAACGCCTATTTTTGCCGAGATGCTAAATATAGTTAATCTAAATGAAGTTACATTCTCAGACTTCAAATTTGATAAGGAGCAAACACGCAGTGCAATCCTTATTTATGATTTCAAAAACGGCAGACCAATCACTAAATCCATGCTGGCGCTTCGTATGATGCTCAATAAAGAGCAATCATATCCAAAACTCTCTCAGCAGTTTGATATTGAACATATTTATCCCAGAAAGCGACAGGAAAATGAGAAAGGGTTATCTAACAATCGACAAATCGACCTTCTTGGCAATAAATCTCTTTTAGAAAAACGGATCAATATTCGCGCATCCGACTATAGATTTGAAGATAAAATTAAATATTACCAGGGTTTTGACAACAGTAGAGGACAGCGCATAGGCGGAACAGAAAATCTTGAGCTCAAGAATATAAGCAATGTTTATAAAAAATTCGGAGAAAAAGAAATTGTCGAGAGGACTGATTTGTTTATTGACGATTTTATGAATTTACTAGATAAAAATGGCTTGATTGCTTAA
- a CDS encoding DUF2268 domain-containing putative Zn-dependent protease (predicted Zn-dependent protease with a strongly conserved HExxH motif) — protein sequence MSKLHLHIANANQIFTDAEIAIFKNTAQQAETFISSEFAQFDYEVDVIITTPSFMLPTIAEDGIAGKTLHSHLIMISVDKSQHGVSEDFIFETICHEMSHSLRWEKLPEYAETMFDGMILEGLAVALEEEAMIKLGRRNQQFFLREMQKTSQAEIDKIIAALQGNFEDKVYDYTKIFFTGDDVLPRWAGYKLGYYFVKQHLHQTSQTIAQATLASYKDFIL from the coding sequence ATGAGCAAACTTCACCTACACATCGCTAACGCCAACCAAATTTTCACCGATGCCGAAATTGCCATATTCAAAAATACAGCGCAACAAGCCGAGACTTTTATTTCGAGCGAGTTCGCACAGTTTGATTACGAAGTTGATGTAATTATCACTACGCCTTCGTTTATGCTACCAACTATCGCCGAGGACGGAATCGCTGGCAAAACGCTTCATTCGCACTTGATTATGATTTCTGTTGATAAAAGCCAGCACGGGGTTAGCGAGGATTTTATTTTCGAAACGATTTGCCACGAAATGTCACATTCGCTGCGTTGGGAAAAACTGCCTGAATATGCCGAAACTATGTTTGATGGGATGATTTTGGAGGGCTTGGCGGTCGCGCTAGAAGAGGAAGCGATGATTAAACTCGGACGGCGAAATCAACAATTTTTCTTGAGAGAAATGCAGAAAACTTCTCAAGCTGAAATTGACAAGATAATTGCCGCATTACAAGGCAATTTTGAAGACAAGGTTTACGATTATACCAAAATATTTTTCACCGGCGATGATGTTTTACCGCGCTGGGCGGGGTATAAACTTGGGTATTACTTTGTGAAGCAACACCTACATCAAACTAGTCAGACTATTGCACAGGCGACTTTGGCAAGTTACAAGGATTTTATCCTATAA